The following are from one region of the Endozoicomonas sp. 4G genome:
- a CDS encoding autotransporter outer membrane beta-barrel domain-containing protein: MNVKSNLSYAIKLATLTSVAGGWFVPVLAQPEVESSITSDQSGNSATITYSKTFDAKATIDTDKVYQLGRDGQYYFKAKHVDQSIKEGELVPVQRLDDTVPILSESPSIPLALSHPAIADKMMIESSLAAYDSFTGLTQSILRGRIPAAAMVGVEGNLFEKTPTALLKAEAADVSSEVDYLGQDETAEVYVLSMSEKAAAFVSGGWFGLLELNGHFYDQDKMNNLAGFKSSGYGIQLGLVRPVCEGWLFGVYGAWQKLGADVKGYNGEVDTGTWRLGPTVAWSRDGFHAEGLLTYNWNTVDSKVARYKSDYKSKEWDAYIRGGYDINLDGVTRGLTLTPEVQLLYASQERDEYNWGMGMIGKGSSKGWVSRMGGRLTYDRFLMNQPMELKASVGWQHNDYKPDDIDYMNSKHNFKGYDENAVYYSLGLDTQLSRRFNMNIGYAGTWSENALAHYLRAGVELRF, from the coding sequence GTGAACGTCAAGTCCAATCTATCTTATGCCATCAAGCTGGCCACACTCACCAGTGTTGCCGGAGGATGGTTCGTTCCTGTTCTGGCTCAACCCGAAGTTGAGTCTTCGATAACAAGTGATCAAAGTGGCAACAGTGCCACCATCACTTACTCAAAAACGTTTGATGCAAAAGCCACCATAGATACCGATAAGGTTTATCAACTGGGCAGGGATGGTCAGTATTACTTTAAAGCTAAGCATGTCGATCAGTCGATCAAAGAGGGCGAGCTGGTTCCGGTACAAAGACTAGACGACACTGTACCTATTTTGTCTGAGTCCCCCTCCATTCCCCTTGCACTCAGTCACCCTGCCATAGCCGACAAAATGATGATTGAATCAAGCCTTGCCGCATACGATAGCTTCACCGGTTTGACGCAAAGTATTCTCAGGGGGCGGATACCCGCTGCTGCAATGGTTGGGGTTGAGGGGAATCTGTTTGAGAAAACCCCCACTGCTCTGTTGAAGGCGGAAGCCGCTGATGTTTCTTCAGAGGTCGATTATCTGGGGCAGGATGAAACAGCTGAAGTCTATGTGCTGTCAATGTCAGAAAAGGCTGCTGCTTTTGTCAGCGGCGGCTGGTTTGGACTGTTGGAGCTTAATGGTCATTTTTACGATCAGGACAAGATGAACAATCTGGCAGGCTTCAAGTCCAGTGGTTATGGCATTCAGCTGGGGCTGGTCAGGCCGGTCTGTGAAGGCTGGTTGTTTGGCGTTTACGGTGCCTGGCAGAAACTGGGCGCTGATGTTAAGGGTTATAATGGCGAGGTAGATACCGGCACCTGGAGACTGGGCCCGACGGTGGCCTGGAGCAGGGATGGCTTTCATGCGGAAGGCCTGCTGACGTATAACTGGAACACCGTTGACAGCAAAGTAGCCCGATATAAGTCAGACTACAAAAGCAAGGAGTGGGATGCCTATATTCGCGGTGGTTACGATATCAATCTCGACGGTGTCACAAGGGGTCTGACGTTAACGCCGGAAGTTCAGCTTCTCTATGCCAGTCAGGAGCGGGATGAGTACAACTGGGGTATGGGTATGATAGGCAAGGGCAGCAGCAAAGGCTGGGTGTCCAGAATGGGAGGCCGTCTGACATACGACCGTTTTCTGATGAATCAACCTATGGAATTGAAAGCCTCAGTGGGTTGGCAACATAATGATTACAAGCCCGACGATATTGACTACATGAATTCGAAGCACAACTTTAAAGGTTATGATGAGAATGCTGTGTATTACTCTTTAGGGCTGGATACTCAGCTGAGCCGACGGTTCAATATGAATATTGGTTATGCGGGCACCTGGTCAGAAAATGCACTGGCCCACTATTTGCGGGCCGGTGTGGAATTAAGGTTCTAA